The genomic DNA TTACACAGGACAACATCATCTCCAAGAAGGGTGAAAAGTTTAACGGACATGAATTCCACTATTCAAAAGTTCTTGTCGATGACAATAATATCAAGCATAACCTTGCCTTTAGTATTTTAAGAGGAAAAGGGTCATACAATCTGCAAGACGGATTTATGGAAAGAAATACACTTGCAAGTTATGTCCACACACACGTTGCGGCAATGCCTAACTTTGGTGGAAATCTCGCCATTTCCTCATTGGAACTAGGTGGTTAGAATGAATTTCAAAAAAATCGATTTTTTCCAGCCCATGATTTTAGTGGTTGCAATTCTGGCCTTTCTATCAATGGGATATATCGGATCATTCAATTACAGGTTTGAAGATCCTTTGGATTTGGAAGTGATTTTAACTGTTGTTTTTGCATGCCTGATATTTGCAGTTGGCGCATTAATTGTAAAATATAAAATTAAGATAGATGACAGCAAACAAATCGATTTTTTATCTGAAAAGTTACTGATAATTCTTGTTGTTATAGCACTGATACTGCAGGCTTTGAATATTGTTTTAATAGGGGGAATTCCTCTTTTCGATAGCGTATTGAAATCAAATGCAACAACAAACATCTGGAGAGTTGCATATCCATTATTTTTAATCATGATGAACGTGCTGCTTGCAAAGTATTATGACAGGAAATATCTGCTTCTGGTTGTTTTAGGAGCATTGATTTTTGGTCTTAACGGCTATAGAACTTCAGTATTGGGAATTTTAGGAAGTACTTTCATAACCCTTTATTATCTTGATAAAATATCCAGAAAAGTAGGAATAATATTCATAGCCGTCATTGTACTGGGAATAATGGCCATAGGATATATCGCCTCACAGTCAATAGCAAACCAGCACTGGACATTGAATCCTCTTGAATTGGTGTTCTACAGGGCAGCATTTACACTGGAAGTCTTTGAAAGAATATTAATACTTGGCGGAACCACCCACGGACACATATTAAGTATGATTTTTTCATCAGGCAGTCCGAGAACCTTTATTGGCCAGTATGTACTCACAGACAATGTTTGCTTAACATCAACATTATTCGGACCAGTATATCTTGACTTCGGTTTAATAGGCCTTACAATACAGATGGCTTTTATGGGAGTATTTTTAGGATTAGTCCATAAATTAAAAAAAGGAATTGGTGTTGGTATCTATTCTATAATCTTAACACACACATTGATTTGGATAGAAACCGGACCAACAGACATTATGATATGGTTTTTATACCTAATAGGATTCATTCTATTAATAATTAATTTTAATCATATAAAATTAAACAAAGATTAAGATAATTAAAATAATTAATGAAACAAAGAATACGAATGTTCCTTTTACAACGAACTCGCTGTTTCTTTCTGTATATAATGATAAACCATATGATAAAAGCAATGCAACAACCATTTCTATTAATCCTGCAATACCTGCATCTACACCTAAAATGTTACCGAATAGGTATGCAAGAGCATAGGAAATAATTACAACCAGAATAATTAAAACAATCGGATTTTTGATTAATCTAAATAATAATGGTTCATAATTTGAATTTCGCCTGCTGTCATAATTGTACAGGTTAGTTGGCTGATAGGATGAAATACCGCCCTGAGTGAACCTGTTCTTATTTATCAAAGAGGTCAAACCACTTGCTCTTGAATGCCTTGGCTCATCAATCTGACGATACAATGAACTTTTATAAACATTCGGATGTGCTTCTCTTCTCTGCATAAAATATTCCATATCAGATGCATCGTATTCATATTCAGGATATTCCTCATCGAGGTACGCAGAAGCCCCACCGTCATAAGGAGTATTGTCCAAAGTAGTCTGAGAAGTTCTGTCTTGATAACGCTTAGCCAGTTCAAGTAAGTTGTCTCTGTCAACTAATTTAATATTTTTCCTAAGTGCGTAATTTCTTGCCTGATTGGAGAAATATGAAGAGGATACAATGGTAACTTTTGAAGCTTTTAAGCTTTCTTGCACATCTTCCATTTCTTTTAAAACATCCACTCCAATTTCAAAGTCCTTGTCATAATTTTTACATGCAACAACGACACCAAAATCACCAATTGTTGTAGGAAGTATCGCATATATGTCTATGACTTTCTGAGAGGTTTTAAAATTCTTATAAACCTTGAAACCAGAGTCCTCCATAACTTTTGCTATAAAATTAATCAATTGTGGTTTTTCCAAGTTTCCACCCGTGTGTGTTTTTTCAAAATTAATAATATATTTTATAATTAAAATTATTATTAAAGTTTTTTATAATCACCAAAAAACCTAAAATTATTTAAAAAATAAACTGCCTTAATAAATATATGAAAGCATTAGTAAGTAATGACGATGGAATAACCGCATCAGGAATATTTGCTGCCAAAAAGGCTGTCGATGACTTATGTGACACTTATGTAGTAGCTCCTGAAAGACAACAAAGCGGAATTGGCCATGCATTAACCTTATATGAACCATTAAGAATAAATGACTACACTTTGAAAGACGGAAGTAAAGGTTATGGAGTAAGCGGAACCCCGACCGATGCGGTCACCATAGGCCTTTTTAAGATTCTTAATGAAAAGCCTGACCTGATGATTTCCGGAATAAATACCGGATACAACATAGGCAAAGCCGAACTTACAACATCAGGAACATTAGGTGCAGCTTTGGAAGCAGCCAGTTTCGGAATTCCAACAATAGCCATCTCCCAGGAAGTGACAAGAGACGACATTAAATTTGAAAATGGTGAAAACGAGATTGATTTCAGTTTTGCCGGAAAAATGCTTAAAAAATTAGCTAAAATAATATTAAAAAAAGGGTTGCCTGAAGGAATTGATTTATTGAATGTTAATATTCCGGAAAACCCTGTAAATGAAGAATTTGAAGTCGTTAAACTTGGAAAAAGAATGTATGTGCCAGAGATTGATATTCGTTTGGATCCACGCGAAAAACCTTATTACTGGATTGGCGGAGATCCATATGATAGTGATGAACCCGGCACTGATGGTTATGAATTACGTAAAGCTCATAAAACTACAATAACACCTTTAACAATAGATATGACAGGTGATATGAGTTTATTAAAAGAATGGTTAGATTAAAATACTTATAAGTTTAAATCTTTAAGAATTTTTTCTCTTTCTTCCCTAAGCTCATTTAAAATCTTTTCATCTGTACATCCGTCTTTTTTTAATTGAGCTATTGTACGAGTAATAGCTTCTAAATTACTTTCTAATTGATTTATTGCCATAGTATATATTATTAAACTTAAACTATATAAAGTTGGAACATCAAAATAATAAAATAGAATATTCAAGGATTTGAAAAAATGAGTCGAGAACAAGATAATGTAAACAAACTTTTTGCACAATTTAAAAATAAGTACGTTAGTGTTGATTTAAGAGATAACAATCAAAGTGAAGGAAAAATAGTAGCTATTGATAATTACTTAAATATTGTCCTTGAAAATGAAAACGGCCTTGAAACTATCAAAGGCGGAAACGTAGTATTTGTCAGTTTAAAAGAAGACAAAAAATAGGAATTAAATATCAACTTCAATTCCTAAAATCTCTTTTTTACCGTTATAAACATCCATTGCTATTTGAGCTGCACCGATAGCTCCAGATTCTTTTGAAATGACTTTCAAGTCATATTTATTTTTGAAATATTTGTTTATTTCATCTTCAAAATTGAATGGCTCTGTTGCACTTCCTATAGAACCTGTTAAAACTATCCCTTCAATTTCATTTTCACATACAACTTCAAGACCTGCTATTTCCATAGCTACTGTCATTATCAGTGTATCGATAGCTAGTTTCGCTTTCTCGTCACCTTTTCTGTAATTTTCCAAAAGCTGATCTTTCATATTGGCGACCTTGCCATCAATGCCTGCTATCTTGATAGCCCCTGCATGTGAAAAACAGTCATTGGCTGATGCGTTGTTCTCGTCAATGTTTCTAATCATTGCCAAATCTATTGGTCCGTGAACAATACCCATTGCACCAACGCAAGCGTCCATAGCTCCTTTTATCTTTCCATCTTCAATCAGTATGTCTACACTATTGGAAGAGATATCCGCTACAATAAAATTGGACCATCCGGTCTCCTTTACTGCATTGTATGAAATACTAACCTTTTCGGGACTTGCCTGGTGAGAATAAGCCGCTCTAAACAATTCATTTAAAGAAGTGGAATCCTTATGAAGACCAGGAATCATGATTGAATCAATATCCAGCTGTTCCAACTCAGAAAAAACAGATGTTCCTCCGCCAGTAACCTTACCGGCACCATTGATTGATAAAATTCCCCTGTCCTCCACTTTTTCAGTTGGAAGAATCTTATTAATACCGTCACCCATTGCGTAGGTAATGGCCATCAGTTTTACGTCTTCAAAATCAACACGTTTCGCAAGTTCCTCAGTTGCTGAAACTAGACCTTTCTTACTTTCCTCTCTTCCTATTTTAAAAACATCAATAACATTGCCTTCATCAGACATCAAACAAAAAGAGATTCCAGTAGTTCCATGGTCCATCCCGATAAATACCATGATTATCACAAAAAAATTAAAATAAAAAAAGAAAATAAAAAGACTTAATCGTCTTTTTGTAATCCACAAGCTTTTCTTAATCTTTCACCGACAATTTCAATGTCCATTTGACTTTGTTCTGCTCTCATTTCTTTTAAGTTAGCACCGTCGGTAATGTTTTCATCAGCCCATTCTTTTTTGAAGGTACCATCTTGGATTTGTTTTAATGTTTCTTTCATACCTTCTTTTGCTTCATCAGTAATGATTTTTTTACCTCTGGTTAAACCACCATATTCAGCAGTGTTACTTACATCATGCCACATTCCAGCGAAACCTTTTTCGTAGATTAAGTCAACGATAAGTTTTACTTCGTGACAGGTTTCAAAGTAAGCGATTTCAGGCTGATAACCTGCTTCAACTAAAGTGGTGAATCCTGCATTGATTAATTCAGTAATACCACCACATAAAACAGTTTGTTCACCAAATAAGTCAGTTTCGGTTTCTTCTTTGAAAGTGGTTTCTAAAACACCAGCTTTGGTTAATCCACAAGCTTTTGCCATACCTAATGCAAGTTGTAAAGCGTCACCGGTAGCGTCTTGCTGTACAGCTACTAAACCAGGGATACCGAATCCTTCTTCGTAGGTTCTTCTTACCATGGATCCTGGTCCTTTTGGTGCAAACATTACAATGTTTACGTCTTCACCCGGTTTGATTAATTCAAAGTGGATGTTGTAACCGTGAGAGAATGAAATTGTGTTTCCAGCTTCAACATATGGTGCAATTTGTTCGTTGTATACTTTTTCCTGGATTTCATCAGGTAGCAAGATGTGAATGATGTCAGCTTCTTTTGCTGCATCTTCAATGGTTTTTACAGTCATTCCATCTTCTTGGACTAAGTTCCAAGAACTACCATTTTCTCTTACACCAACAATAACATTAGCTCCACTGTCAGCCATGTTTCTGGATTGTGCTCTTCCTTGGGAACCATATCCGATAACAGCTATGGTTTTACCTTCAAGAGCGTCTGTATTTACATCTGCATCATAATACATTTTCATTTTAAATCATCTCGTAAAATAATTTAATAATATTAAGATATATAAAATATCATTTAATAAATATGAATTTTTATATTTATAAAAGTAACTTAAAAAAGACTTTAAATACTATTATTGTAATATATAGTATACAATAAAAAGGTGATATTATTAAGAAATTATATAATCTATTGTTATTTTCATTGATTTTATTTTTAGCTATCGGAATAGTGTCTGCATCAGAAAATACCACCGATACTGGAGATATTGGAAATCTAATTGATGAATGTGAAGACCAAGGTACAATAAAACTTGATGAAAAAACATATGAATTAAATCCTGACAATGAGACACATTTATATTTAAATAAAACCATTTCAATTGAAGGAACACATGGAAAAACAGTCATTTACGGGAAAAATTCCACTTTATATTTAGATGTTGAAAAAGAGCCAGAGCCTGACTATAATGGAACAATCATAATTGCAAAAGACATTTATGATGTTAAAAATACTGGAAAACACATTATTTTTAAAAATATCACTTTCAAGGATTTAAACTTAATAAGTCATCACAATATGAGCTTTTTAGATTGTAAATTCATAAATACAAATTTCACAAGCAAAGAATTAAACAATAGCTTTGATAATTGTGTGTTTGATAAATCAAAGATTGAATTGAACCAATATGACATGTTCAGATATACATACTATTCAAAAATAATCAACTGTACCTTTTACAACTCAACAGTTACTTCAAAGACCAATATATTTCTCCAAATTGTTGGAAGTTCCAGAATATTTATGCATAATAGTATAGATTTAATAAATTCAAGTCTTTTCAGCTCAGACATTACGCTATCCCACTATAACATTAACATGACAAACTTGAAATTCCACGATTCAAATTTAAAAGGATGGTCCGACATCATAAACATTACAAACACATCATTTGCTAACCCTGTAATTGACTATGACTACACAGATATCAATTTTGAAAAAACTATTATTAATAATGCTGAATTCATATTGCAGGCAGGATATTATGCAAAAGGATGTAAAATAGTTTTAAAAGATAGTAAAATCACCAACTCTACTTTTGGATTTGACACAAATATTGGATCTAGACCGTCAAATTTAATAATTCAAAATTCCTCTGTTGAGGAGTGTGAAATTAAAACAGTAGATACCAACATTAAATCACATGACTCAAATTTCAATAAATCAACCATAGAGTTATACTTATCAAATTTAAACTTATACAATTCAATATTTTACAATGACGGAAACATGAACGATACCATAAAAACAATTATCGAAGATTCATTCCCTACAAGAGACGAAAATGGAACATTCATTGAAAAAATCTTTATTATCCCAGTTAATACTAGTTATACTTCAGAAAACTCATATTTCATCAACAATAGTGGAAAATACGAAATCAATGATTCTGACATCAATGTTGATACATCATATAGAATAACATTTGATAAAAATATTCCACACCACATTAATGAAAACATTACCTTTAATGTGAAAGACTATAAGGGAAATCCGGTTTCAAATTTCAGATTAACAATTAAAAACTCAAATAATTATTATACAGTTTTAATCTTTACAGATGAAAAGGGTAATGCGAATTATACTCTTGAAGACATAGGTGAATTAACACTTGAAATATCTTATGAATCTTTTAACTTACATTGGATATCCAATATAAATCAAATGCAAGTTAATTTAACCGTAAATCCAAAAATATCTGATATAAAGTTAATTAAAGACTTTAAATTCAATAAATATTCAAATATCAATAGTTTTTTAGAATTAAAAACAGTAAGCAACTATACTGGTGATTTATCAGGTATTCCAGTTATTTTTAAAGTATTTACAGGCAATAAATACAAAGCATATCGTGAAACAACAGATTCTAATGGAGATGTAGTTTTTGAAATTCCTACAAAACTTGATGCGGGAACTCATAAAATCCAAGTTATCATTGGAAAAGAGATAATGAAAACAACTTCCATTAAAATTGACAAAGCAAGAACAATCGTAAAAGCTCCAAAAGTAACCAATAAATACAAAAAATCAAGATATTTCAAAGTAACAATCAAAAATAAAGAAACCAAAAAAATGCTTTCTAACGTTAAAGTTAAAATAAAAGTGTTTACTGGTAAAAAATTCAAAACATATACAGCTAAAACAAATAAAAAAGGAATAGCAACAATAAATACTAAAAACTTAAAAATAGGAACACATAAAGTTGTTATTTCTTCTGCAAACAACAACTATAAAATATCTGCAAAAAGTGCAATAAAAATTAAAAAATAGATGGTTTAATAGCCATCTACTAAAACTTTTAACTCACCGGTTACAATGTCTATGATAAGACCATGTACTGGTACATCTGGAATCAATGGGTGGTTTTTGATTTTTTCCACAACGTCTTTTACGTTTTCTTCTTCTGATTCAAATCCACCAATCCATTCTTCAAGGTCATATTTTGCAATATCTTCTTCTTTGATGCCTCTTGCAAGCATTTTTTCTTTTAAAGCTTCAGCATCTGCACCAGCCATACCACATTCAGTGTGACCAACAACCATTACTTCTTCAGCACCAAGATTGTATAAAGCTGCGCCGATAGATCTGATTGCGTCTTCTCCAACAATAGAGTTTCCTGCATTTCTGACTATTTTTGCATCTCCTCTTTTAAGTCCTAAAGCTGGTTCGAAGAAATCGATTAATCTGCAGTCCATACAGGTTAAAATAGCTAATTTTTTAGCTGCATGGTGAGACATTTCTTCGCCTTCAAAGTTTTCTACAAATTCCTTATTGTCGTTTAATACATCTTCTAATATAGTCATTTTTATACTCCCCTTGCCATTCCGGTTAGGCCAGTACGTGAAATTTTTTTGATTCCATAACCTTTTAATAAAGATATGAATGCATTTACTTTCTTTTTATCTCCAGTTATCTCAATAATTAATGTTTCTTCTGTAACATCCAAAATATTGGCCCTGAAGATATTGGAATACTGCATTATTTCAGCTCTTGCTTTTGCATTAGGAATCTTTACCTTTACAAGGCACAATTCCCTTTTAACAGCATTTTCAGTAATATCTTTAATCTTGACAACATCAACTAACTTATTAAGTTGTTTTGTGACTTGTTCCAAACCTTTTTCATCAGCATGAACTGTTATGACCATTCTTGACAGGCCTTCAACTTCAGATACACCAACAGTTATGCCGTCAATGTTGATTCCTCTTCTATTCAACATTCCTGCGACTTTCTGTAAAACACCCGGTTTGTCTTCAACCAATGTAGAAATGACATGATATTTAAGTGTCATTTAAATCACATCCTTTTCAAGTTTGTATTCACCAATCATTTCGTTAATTCCAGCCCCTGGAGGCAGCATAGGCAGAGCCTCTTCCGAATCAATGACAATATCGAGCAATATTGCTTCATTATCTTTTATTGCTTTTGATAATGCCTCTTTAGTTTCACCAGGTTTGGTAATTCTTTCAGCGTTAATGTTAAAACTTTCAGCCAATTTGACAAAGTCCGGACTGTCTTTAAATACAGTTTGTGAATGTCTGTTATTGTATAATAAACTTTGCCATTGATATACCATTCCTAAAGTTCTGTTTTCTAAAACTATTGCAATTACAGGTATATCATAATCATAAACGGTAGCCAGTTCCTGACAAACCATTAAAAATCCACCATCACCGTTTATAGAAACAACAGGATCATCAGGACATGCCACTTTAGCACCGATAGCTGACGGGAATCCGAATCCCATAGTTCCAAGTCCTCCTGATGATATGAATTTACGCGGTTTTTGAGTATCATAGAAATGTGCCGCCCACATCTGATTCTGACCGACATCAGTTGTTAAAATTGAATCAGGAGTTAAAACTTCTGAAATTTCTTTTATTACAGTTTGAGGTTTAAGAGGCACATCATCATATGTTACTCTTGGAAGTAAATCAATTTTACGTTGTTTGATCATGTCTGTCCACTTATTAACATCATCTGAAGTGCTATAACCTTTTAATGATTTATTTAATGAAGATAAAATATTTTTTGCGTCCCCTACAATAGGTAAATCCACATCTACATTTTTACCGATTTCCGCAGGGTCAATATCAATATGAATAACTTTAGTATCCGGAACAAAGCTGTCAAGTCTTCCGGTTGTTCTGTCTGAGAACCTGATACCGATAGCAATCAACAAATCAGATTCATTTACAGTATCATTAGAAACTTTTCTACCGTGCATACCAAGCATTCCCAATGCCAAATCACTGGTTTCATCAATAGCTCCCTTACCTAAAAGTGAAGTCATTACAGGAGCATTTATAGTTTCTGCAAATTCTTTTAGTTCACTGCATGCATTTGATATGATAACACCTGCACCTGCTAAAATTAAAGGTTTTTTAGCCTCTCTAATTAAATTACAGGCTTTTTTAACTTGTCTAAGATTACCTTTAATGGTCGGATTATAACCCGGTGTATCGATTATAGTATCATCAAAAGCAGTCAATTCTCCTTCCTGAACTTCTTTTGGGACATCAATTAAAACAGGACCCGGTCTTCCGGTTGCTGCTATTTCAAAACTGGATTTAACAATTGAAGGTATTAAATCTGGATCTTTAGGTTGAAAACTATGTTTTACAATAGGCATTGTAATTCCAATAATATCTGCTTCTTGGAATGCATCATTTCCTATTAAATGGGTAGGAACCTGTCCGGTAATTGCCACAATAGGAGAAGAATCCATATAAGCTGTTCCAATACCAGTTACAAGGTTGGTCGCACCCGGTCCGGAAGTTGCCAAACACACACCTACACGACCTGAAGCTCTCGCATAACCGTCAGCTGCATGAGCTGCGCACTGTTCGTGTCTAACCAATATATGCTCCATGTCTGCATCATACAACATGTCATAAAATGGTATGGTTTGTCCGCCAGGATAACCAAATATAGTTTTGACCCCCATATTTTTGAGGGATTCTATTATTGCTTCTCCGCCTCTCATTGTAAAAACCTTTTTATATATTATACAATTACATATGAATAAAAAAATATATATAATTATTGAAAATAATATTATTGTATTTAACTTGTGATGAATATGAATCTTACAAAGTATATTTGCCATAGAATGCCTGAGAGAAGTTTCTTCATTAAAGGTCATCAATTCCCAGTGTGTGCCCGATGCACAGGGTTTTACACAGGATTGGTTGTTTATTTAATATTTAATTCTTTCTTTAAACACAACTATGACATTTATACATTATTGATAGCCATTATCTTAATGATACCAGTAGCTATTGACGGAATCACACAATATTTTGGACCTAGGGAAAGCACAAATGCCTTAAGATTTGCAACAGGTTTCATTGGCGGTGTAGGTTTAATAATATTTTTAAAGATTATGATAAGGTGGGTTTTAAATGTATTGTTACAAATGTGGTGAAGACAATCCTGATGAAGCTAAATTCTGTAGAAATTGCGGCGCACCATTGAACCGGGACGAAGAAGTAAAAAAAGTGGAGGTCATTGATTCTCCAAATTACAATCAGAATCAACAACAGCAAAGGACTACCACTACAACAACAAGCACCTCATCAGGAAGCAGCGACAGCTCTGCATGGATAGGATGCTGCTGTCTAGGTTTAATTGTTGTATTTATCCTGTCAGCATTATTCAGCGGAATTTAAAAAAAAGTTAATCTTTTAGATAATAGTATAAAACAGCTTTTTGAGCATGCATTCTGTTTTCCGCTTCGTCATAGATTACGGACTGTGGCCCGTCAATAACATCAGCAGTTACTTCCTTACCTCTGATTGCAGGTAAACAATGCATGAATATAGCTCCATCATTAGCTAAAGCCATCAAATCACTATTTACTTGGAATGGGGCAAAATCAATTTCCCTTTTTTCTTTTTCATCTTCCTCACCCATACTTACCCAAACATCGGTGAATACTGCATCAACATTTTCCATTGCAACACCAATATCATCAGTGATAGTTATCTGAGTGTTGTTTTCTTCAGCATATTCAAAAGCAGTTTTTAAAATACTTTCAGCAGGCTCATAACCTTTAGGGCAAGCCAGTGACATGTCCATACCAAGCAGTGGAGCAATCAATAAAAGGGAATTGGATACATTATTTCCATCACCAACAAAACAGATTTTTTTGCCTTCCCAGTCACCTAAATGTTCTTTGATTGTCAGCATATCGGCAAGTGCCTGACAAGGGTGTTCCAAATCTGTTAATCCATTAATAACAGGGACGTCAGCATATTTAGCCAGTTCTTCAACATCTGAATGTTTTATTGCACGAATCATTATTC from Methanobrevibacter sp. includes the following:
- a CDS encoding oligosaccharide repeat unit polymerase family protein, whose amino-acid sequence is MNFKKIDFFQPMILVVAILAFLSMGYIGSFNYRFEDPLDLEVILTVVFACLIFAVGALIVKYKIKIDDSKQIDFLSEKLLIILVVIALILQALNIVLIGGIPLFDSVLKSNATTNIWRVAYPLFLIMMNVLLAKYYDRKYLLLVVLGALIFGLNGYRTSVLGILGSTFITLYYLDKISRKVGIIFIAVIVLGIMAIGYIASQSIANQHWTLNPLELVFYRAAFTLEVFERILILGGTTHGHILSMIFSSGSPRTFIGQYVLTDNVCLTSTLFGPVYLDFGLIGLTIQMAFMGVFLGLVHKLKKGIGVGIYSIILTHTLIWIETGPTDIMIWFLYLIGFILLIINFNHIKLNKD
- a CDS encoding restriction endonuclease, with the translated sequence MEKPQLINFIAKVMEDSGFKVYKNFKTSQKVIDIYAILPTTIGDFGVVVACKNYDKDFEIGVDVLKEMEDVQESLKASKVTIVSSSYFSNQARNYALRKNIKLVDRDNLLELAKRYQDRTSQTTLDNTPYDGGASAYLDEEYPEYEYDASDMEYFMQRREAHPNVYKSSLYRQIDEPRHSRASGLTSLINKNRFTQGGISSYQPTNLYNYDSRRNSNYEPLLFRLIKNPIVLIILVVIISYALAYLFGNILGVDAGIAGLIEMVVALLLSYGLSLYTERNSEFVVKGTFVFFVSLIILIILIFV
- the surE gene encoding 5'/3'-nucleotidase SurE, translated to MKALVSNDDGITASGIFAAKKAVDDLCDTYVVAPERQQSGIGHALTLYEPLRINDYTLKDGSKGYGVSGTPTDAVTIGLFKILNEKPDLMISGINTGYNIGKAELTTSGTLGAALEAASFGIPTIAISQEVTRDDIKFENGENEIDFSFAGKMLKKLAKIILKKGLPEGIDLLNVNIPENPVNEEFEVVKLGKRMYVPEIDIRLDPREKPYYWIGGDPYDSDEPGTDGYELRKAHKTTITPLTIDMTGDMSLLKEWLD
- a CDS encoding LSM domain-containing protein; this encodes MSREQDNVNKLFAQFKNKYVSVDLRDNNQSEGKIVAIDNYLNIVLENENGLETIKGGNVVFVSLKEDKK
- a CDS encoding methanogenesis marker 12 protein produces the protein MVFIGMDHGTTGISFCLMSDEGNVIDVFKIGREESKKGLVSATEELAKRVDFEDVKLMAITYAMGDGINKILPTEKVEDRGILSINGAGKVTGGGTSVFSELEQLDIDSIMIPGLHKDSTSLNELFRAAYSHQASPEKVSISYNAVKETGWSNFIVADISSNSVDILIEDGKIKGAMDACVGAMGIVHGPIDLAMIRNIDENNASANDCFSHAGAIKIAGIDGKVANMKDQLLENYRKGDEKAKLAIDTLIMTVAMEIAGLEVVCENEIEGIVLTGSIGSATEPFNFEDEINKYFKNKYDLKVISKESGAIGAAQIAMDVYNGKKEILGIEVDI
- the ilvC gene encoding ketol-acid reductoisomerase, which codes for MKMYYDADVNTDALEGKTIAVIGYGSQGRAQSRNMADSGANVIVGVRENGSSWNLVQEDGMTVKTIEDAAKEADIIHILLPDEIQEKVYNEQIAPYVEAGNTISFSHGYNIHFELIKPGEDVNIVMFAPKGPGSMVRRTYEEGFGIPGLVAVQQDATGDALQLALGMAKACGLTKAGVLETTFKEETETDLFGEQTVLCGGITELINAGFTTLVEAGYQPEIAYFETCHEVKLIVDLIYEKGFAGMWHDVSNTAEYGGLTRGKKIITDEAKEGMKETLKQIQDGTFKKEWADENITDGANLKEMRAEQSQMDIEIVGERLRKACGLQKDD
- a CDS encoding carboxypeptidase-like regulatory domain-containing protein, giving the protein MILFLAIGIVSASENTTDTGDIGNLIDECEDQGTIKLDEKTYELNPDNETHLYLNKTISIEGTHGKTVIYGKNSTLYLDVEKEPEPDYNGTIIIAKDIYDVKNTGKHIIFKNITFKDLNLISHHNMSFLDCKFINTNFTSKELNNSFDNCVFDKSKIELNQYDMFRYTYYSKIINCTFYNSTVTSKTNIFLQIVGSSRIFMHNSIDLINSSLFSSDITLSHYNINMTNLKFHDSNLKGWSDIINITNTSFANPVIDYDYTDINFEKTIINNAEFILQAGYYAKGCKIVLKDSKITNSTFGFDTNIGSRPSNLIIQNSSVEECEIKTVDTNIKSHDSNFNKSTIELYLSNLNLYNSIFYNDGNMNDTIKTIIEDSFPTRDENGTFIEKIFIIPVNTSYTSENSYFINNSGKYEINDSDINVDTSYRITFDKNIPHHINENITFNVKDYKGNPVSNFRLTIKNSNNYYTVLIFTDEKGNANYTLEDIGELTLEISYESFNLHWISNINQMQVNLTVNPKISDIKLIKDFKFNKYSNINSFLELKTVSNYTGDLSGIPVIFKVFTGNKYKAYRETTDSNGDVVFEIPTKLDAGTHKIQVIIGKEIMKTTSIKIDKARTIVKAPKVTNKYKKSRYFKVTIKNKETKKMLSNVKVKIKVFTGKKFKTYTAKTNKKGIATINTKNLKIGTHKVVISSANNNYKISAKSAIKIKK
- a CDS encoding carbonic anhydrase, with translation MTILEDVLNDNKEFVENFEGEEMSHHAAKKLAILTCMDCRLIDFFEPALGLKRGDAKIVRNAGNSIVGEDAIRSIGAALYNLGAEEVMVVGHTECGMAGADAEALKEKMLARGIKEEDIAKYDLEEWIGGFESEEENVKDVVEKIKNHPLIPDVPVHGLIIDIVTGELKVLVDGY
- the ilvN gene encoding acetolactate synthase small subunit — its product is MTLKYHVISTLVEDKPGVLQKVAGMLNRRGINIDGITVGVSEVEGLSRMVITVHADEKGLEQVTKQLNKLVDVVKIKDITENAVKRELCLVKVKIPNAKARAEIMQYSNIFRANILDVTEETLIIEITGDKKKVNAFISLLKGYGIKKISRTGLTGMARGV
- a CDS encoding acetolactate synthase large subunit; its protein translation is MRGGEAIIESLKNMGVKTIFGYPGGQTIPFYDMLYDADMEHILVRHEQCAAHAADGYARASGRVGVCLATSGPGATNLVTGIGTAYMDSSPIVAITGQVPTHLIGNDAFQEADIIGITMPIVKHSFQPKDPDLIPSIVKSSFEIAATGRPGPVLIDVPKEVQEGELTAFDDTIIDTPGYNPTIKGNLRQVKKACNLIREAKKPLILAGAGVIISNACSELKEFAETINAPVMTSLLGKGAIDETSDLALGMLGMHGRKVSNDTVNESDLLIAIGIRFSDRTTGRLDSFVPDTKVIHIDIDPAEIGKNVDVDLPIVGDAKNILSSLNKSLKGYSTSDDVNKWTDMIKQRKIDLLPRVTYDDVPLKPQTVIKEISEVLTPDSILTTDVGQNQMWAAHFYDTQKPRKFISSGGLGTMGFGFPSAIGAKVACPDDPVVSINGDGGFLMVCQELATVYDYDIPVIAIVLENRTLGMVYQWQSLLYNNRHSQTVFKDSPDFVKLAESFNINAERITKPGETKEALSKAIKDNEAILLDIVIDSEEALPMLPPGAGINEMIGEYKLEKDVI
- a CDS encoding DUF2085 domain-containing protein, coding for MPERSFFIKGHQFPVCARCTGFYTGLVVYLIFNSFFKHNYDIYTLLIAIILMIPVAIDGITQYFGPRESTNALRFATGFIGGVGLIIFLKIMIRWVLNVLLQMW